tcacaataaaaaaaaaatgtcatgtttggaaaaattaattaatggaaagGTAATAAGATAACGTATATTCTTTATGTTTGTAAAGAGGTAAAGGATGAGTAAATTTAAGAGatgtaaaaatataaatattcatGATTATTATTTCTCCTTCCTTATCCTTTCTTACATCTCAATTTGGGTGTAAAAAAAATTGAGATTACTTACCCTTACCTTACATTAACTAACTTCTTCTTAAACATGGGTAAAATTATTACTTACTTCTTTCCTTATGTGTATTTACACCTCCCTCACCATCGTCTAAACAAACCCTAATAGCCTAGAGGAGTAAAATTTAAGGGCAATTTATAATTGGCCCATAGATTTTATCCTATTTTATATTTTAGTctttaaatattgaaaaattaattatttaatttttaaattttatattatattatattttaaccttcaaattttaaaaaataaattatttagttttttaattttaataaatataatatttggtTCCTTTAAATTTGAGGTTTACAATAATTTTATCAATCAATAGAAAAATTAAGTTGTTTTATGAATTAAAATTAAAGTGTGATATATGGTAAAAAAATtaaaggtttaataattaatttttaaaaatttaaagattaaaatataatttataataaaatttataaattaaataattaattttttaaaataaaaaagttaaattataaCAAAGGACAAAATCTAAAGACTTAATTGTAAATTTCCCAATTTAAATACGAAAACTCTTTGAGAATGCTATGAAATTTATTACTGCTGCTTAAATTTTTCCCTCACGCCTCCAAAACCCATGACCCAACGCAAGTCCTACACGCGAACCCCACCTCTGCGCCTcacttccttcttcttcttcggtGCTTCTTTTCTTCATCTTCATTTTCATGCTTCATGCTGCTGCAACGCATCGCATCCATCCCTTCATCGTCAAATGGTCGCAAATTTTCAGCTGTTCAATCTCTCTACTCCGCCATAGTCAAACCCACTGCAAAAAAATCAAGAAGCTAATACCCATGTGGATCGCTGCAAATAAATCCATACCCATGCGAATGTCATCGTCACTGGTGAATTGACTTTGCTGTGAATTGAATTGGTTtggtgaattgaattgaattgtttgtCATTCTCACTTATTTAATTTGCTGTGAATTGAATTGTTTGTTGATTTGGTTTGGTGAATTGAATTGTTGTTGTTAATAATGGTAAGTTGGTTTAGGGAGCTGGGGAGCGAGGAAGACGGTAGTGAGACCGCACCGTATTGCTTAGCTGAAAACAATTGATAGAAGGCAGAGTTTTGGACATTATACAAAACCGAATTTCCGAACCAATTTGGTTCCTCtcttaattcggttcggttcaccGGATGCTCCCCCCTGTCTATGGTTGGCATTAGGTGATGGCGTTTTGTTGCTTTTACTTCACAGCAAGAATCCAATAATATAAAAAAGTACAAAGCAAAAAAGTTGAACCAAagccttaatttttattttctttaaaacatTGGCTTGCTATggttttctaaatttttattattaggtTATTAGTTCCATTAGAAATGGTAGTTCAACACTGACATTCAAAATTTTCTATTGAATATGGGGAAGTCAAGGTGCTCAATATGCTTCTTAAATCTCATGAATTTACATGAAATCTGATTTTGTAAATTAAcagttctttttatttatttatttttatcttttatgaTTCTTTTTGAGTGCAGACAATATTCTACAACTAAAAGCGGCTTGCAAATTCGAGAAGAAGCTTTTGTTTTTATGCCAGTGAGTTTTAGTTTCTAAAGCCTCTAATGGAAAAATCAAATTTGATCAGTGTACAGTCTTCCTTCAACGTTATCCTTCAACCAGCAGTTTACTAGAAGGATGATGCCCTCCTGTTTAGCTATTTCAACATCTAAAACAATCTCCCAGTTTCGTCATcaattatcaaaatttagaaCCTTTTCTCACGTGGGCTTCTCTGATTACACCGAACAAAGATTGAGAAATGATCATAAAAGTGCAGCATTCACCAATCCATTGACCCCTGGTATCCCTTCCCTCTCTCTGTGTTATTGtgtgtattttatatatattgtattcattatttcatgtcatgCATGCATGCATGAATTATATGCTAGTGCTTTCTCATTGTgaagtttgaatttttggaacAGCAGGTGCAGATATGGAGAAAAGCATATATGCAATTCTCACCATAGAGCGTTGGGAGTCACTGAACCACATGGAATATAAACTCGCTTCACTGAGGCCCGTCCATGGGAGGCTGGCATTGAAATTCCTCAACTGGGTCATCAGGCAACCTGGTTTGGAACTTGGTCATCTCACCCACATCTTCTCCATCACTACTCATATACTTGTTAGAGCTAGAATGTATGAACATGCCAAATCAATTTTAAAACATTTCTCACAAATAGGTATTGGTTCAAAGTCTGTTTTTAGTGCTTTAATGAACACATACCAATTTTGTAAGTCAAACCCTTCGGTATTTGATCTTTTGAttaggatttatttgagggaagGAATGGTCAGTGATGCTTTGAAGACCTTTTATTTGATGGGTTTTCGGGGGTTTAACCCTTCTGTTTATACTTGTAATAAGATGCTGGGTTCAATGGTGAAGGACCAGAGAGTTGGAATGGTTTGGTTGGTTTTTAAGGAAATGCTTGCTAGGAGGATTTGTCCTAATGTTGCTACATTTAATATATTGATCAACATTTTGTTTGTGGAAGGGAAGATTAAGAAAGCTGGTTATCTTTTAAGAAAGATGGGAGAGAGTGGTTATATGCCAAATGTAGTCACGTATAATACTGTGCTCAATTGGTATTGCAAGAAGAGACGATATAAGGCAGCTTTTGAGTTGATTGAACAAATGGAGTCTATGGGTATTAAAGCGGATGTATGCACATATAATATGCTTATTGATGATTTGTGTAGAAACAATAGGAGTGCAAAAGGTTATTTACTTTTGAAAAAGATGAGGAAGAGAATGATATCTCCTAATGAGGTCACCTATAATACTATAATTAATGGATTTGTGAAGGAGAGAAAGATGGGAGTTGCTACTCGGGTTTTTAATGAGATGTCTATGCTTAACCTTTTGCCAAGCCTTGTTACTTACAATGCTTTGATTGATGGTCATTGTAATGAGGGTAATTTTGAACAAGCTTTGAGGCTTTTGGATATTATGGAAGCAAGAGGACTAAGGCCTAATGAAGTCAGCTATGGTGCTCTTTTAAATGGTTTGTGCAGGCATGCCAAATTTGAATTAGCCAGAATCCTTCTTGAGAGAATGAGGATGGATGGAATGATTATTGGTTGTATAGCATACACAATGATCATAGATGGCTTATGCAAACATGGATTACTTAATGAATCTGTGCAGTTGCTTGATAGGATGCTCAATGATGGTGCAAGTCCTGATGTTATCACATTTTCTGTGCTCATAAATGGATTTTGTAGAGTAGGGAAATTTCAAAATGTGAAGGAAATAATATGTAAAATGTATAAAGCTGGAATTTCCCCAAACAATATCATATATGCTACTTTAATATACAATTATTGCAAAATGGGGAATGTTATGGAAGCATTCAAGGTCTATGTTGCTATGAATCGCAATGGCTATGATGCTAACTATTTTGTGTATAATTTGTTAGTGTCGTCTCTTTGCAGAGAAGGAAAGGTTGGAGAAGCAGAGGATTTCTTGCATCACATGCATAGGATTGGCATAATCCCTAATTCCGTCACTTTTGATTGTATTATAAATGGCTATGGGAGTTTGGGCAATTGGTTAAAAGCATTCTCTATGTTTGATGAGATGATCAAATTAGGTCATCATCCGAGTCATTTTACATATGGTGGTCTGCTTAAAGGACTATGCAAGGGTGGAAATTTGGAGGAGGCAAAGAAATTGTTGGATAAACTCCATTACATTCCGTGTGCTGTCAGTACTTCTACCTATAATACGATTCTTGCAGAGACATGTAAATGGGGGAGAATGTCAGATGTTGTGGCCCTTTTTGATGAAATGGTCCAACGTAATGTGCTGCCCGATAGTTATACATATACTATTATTGTTGCTGGATTAAGTAGAAGGGGCAAGCTGGTTGCTGCTCTTCTTTTTCTTGGGGAAGTGCTAGCAAAAGAAAAACTCTCTCCAGATAAGGTAATGTATACCAGTTTGGTTGACGGTCTTTTCAAGGTTGGTCAATCAAAGGCTGCATTTTATATATATGAAGAGATGGAAAACAATGGGCTACATCCTGATACTGTTGCAATAAACGCAGTTATGGATGGATACTCAAGGATGGGAAAAATGGCAAAGGGGGGCGATCTCTTCACAATGATGTGGAATGGTCATAAAGCATCCCCTAGTTTGGCTACATATAATATTCTCCTACATGGTTATGCAAAGAAAAAGGATTTGCCAAAATGCTCTAATTTATACAATATCATGATGAGGACAGGTATTTTGCCCGACAAGTTGACTTGCCATTCTCTAATTCTTGGACTTTGTGAGTGTGCTATGTTGGATATTGGTCTTAAACTGTTGAAAAAGATGATAATAGAAGGTATCGTAGTTGATCATTGTACATTTAACATTCTTATCACGAAGTATTGTGAAGCAGGTGACATGGGAAAAGCTTTTGATCTGTTGAATGTTATGAACTTATCTGGAGTTTGTCCTGATGTAAATACCCACAATTCCATCCTTAATGGACTCAACAGAATTTCTGCTGTCCAAGAATCCCATCTTCTATTGCATGAAATGTTGGAGAGGGGTTATATTCCTCAGTGCGCACAGTATATTACTTTAATTAATTGTATGTGTAGAATGGGGGATATACAAGGAGCATTCAAGCTAAAAGATGCAATGGAAGCATTTGGTGCGATTTCCCAGAGTGTTGCTGAGAGTGCTATGGTAAGAGGGCTTGCCAAGTGTGGTAAGGTTGAAGAAGCAAAGCTGGTTCTTGATTTCATGCTTCAGAAGAGCCTCATTCCAACTCTTGCTACTTTTACTACTTTAATGCACATGTACTGCAGTAATAATAACATCTTGGAGGCCTTAAAGTTGAGGGATAAAATGGAGCTTTGGGGTGTCAAACTTGATGTTGTTGCGTACAATGTTCTCATATTAGGCCTCTGTGCTGATGGTGATGTTGCATCTGGATTTAAACTGTACGAAGAGATGAAGGAAAGAGGCTTTTTGCCCAACATGACAACCTATTGCATTCTCATTGATTCCATTTTCAAAGATGGTGGTGTTATTGTTAACGGTGAAATACTTTTAAAGGATTTACAGGCAAGGGGAGTGATATCTGGTCATTGGAATGGAGGCATCAGACAGGGGTTGATAATTGCCATGAACAAGTTGAAATCCTGGAGGCAAAACGGAAGTAGATGATGCCAAAATCTAGCGGGGTAGCAAATTTTAAGAGTGGGAATAAAGGGCAGAGGATGCTATGATGGACTTCCATTATGTAATCAGTTGTATTACTCGTGATTTGGTTTGTGTTTCACACCTGTAcaagtcaatttttttttctttttgttttcatgCTTATCCTCCTAATTAATGAGTTATCTATTTTGTGCCTTCCAGGTGAAATTCCCTCTGGTTCCTGCTTAGCTATCATGGGAATCATAGTCTTCTCTGAAGATGTTGAAATGGCTTTACATCGAATTTCTTGACATTAGGAGTGGAAGCATTGCAGAGAAACACAGCTTGCATGTTCTGTGGGTTTTGGTAATTCCAACATAAGTTTATGAGCTATGTGAATccattattttattttacatatttggattgcttttcttttttttcttgggGAAATTATAAAAAACTACTCTATGGTTTTGTGCATTTTTCAAGTAGGGTCTTCAGGTCTTGAGGTTAACTTTTTGATGAAAAGATACCTCGAGGTTACGCACCATTAGCAAAGAGGAGAAATTGCCTAAATGCTTTAGGgtaaattacattttagtcccagAGATTTATTAAAACATACATATTAGTCCTAGTATTTTTAAAATTCACCTATTTAGTCGttgacattttaataaacctaCATATTGTCCCTACTTGGATGTATGTAGACGCAAAAGTGTCcagattattattattttttttgttagttataaaataatataaaataataataaattttccaATTAAATTCCTTTAGTTCAAATATATAATATACCAAGAATATTgatgaaataaaatgataatattataattaaaataagaaatattataaaatatgagaactattttataataaaaattatattataaatttataatattattttgatatttttggtataattaatgataaattggaTGAAAAATTAGACGAATGGACTAATTAGTAGGCTTATTTAAATGTCAAGGGCTAAATAGATaggttttaaaaatataagaactaaTTTATAGGTTTCACTAAACCTCAAGGACTAAATTGTAACTTACCCAAACTTTTGTTGACAGCTTCTAGGCAATTTCTCTTCTTTGCTAACGGAGCTAAAGCTCAAGATATTTTTTTATCACAAACTTAACCTTAAGACCCTACCTGACAAATGCACCAAACCACAGGGTAGTAAAttgtaattttccctttttctttaaAGATTGAAGCCTTGACAATTTCAGTGTCAATCTTTTTTCCAATATTTGTTTTATCTAGCAGGTGCCTGTCTCAGCATCAATGACTGGAAGTTACTGAAAATGCTTTCATGTTGTCTCTCTGTTGGTGAGAGGTATCTTGTTATTGAGCCATACCATATAGGCTATAGTTAAACCTTCGACTTTCTATACTAGTCctcttgttagttttggttgtttcaaTAATGAAATTAAGGGGCATGTTAATGTGCTAGGTGATCTGTCTATCATTATATTTGTATTAAATGACAAGCAGTTGTCTTTATTGTATTTTCCAATAAGGATTATCATAGCAGTTGTTTTTGACCAACCAGTTGGCTGGGCTCCATCTGACTGGTTAAATTTTTGAGCTGGTATAAGTTGAGGGCCAAGTTAGAAAGCTGTTGTGTAGTGGGAAATGCGGGATACTGGCTTTGAACTGAATCTTTAGGATGAAGAGTGGTCTTCTTAGCATTTTCAACGTTCTTTCTCCATGCAGGTGGCAACTAGTTGGCTAGATCACAGACACGTGTTTCAGTAATCTGAAGCTAAAGGGGCCAATATAACAAGTAGACTAACTTGTTGTCTAATGTTAGCGTTTGGAACAAATTTGGAGATGCAAATTTGTCCGAGATGTAGCTGCATGTGGGTGTCATCTTGCGGATGCAGCATAACCAACATTAATTAGACCGAGGATTTTCTGATGAGCACTATTTTACCGAGGATTtgctgatgaacactattttgtgGCCCGCCAATCATGTGTTGGTGATACATGGCCATAAAATAACCAAATTGTGAGTGTCAATCATACTTAAAAAgactaaattttttttctaaccTTCTTTTCAAGATCTTTCTTATTTAATCTCTTATCCTGTGTCATGATTTCAGGAGAACCACATCTTCATGTAGGTGGCATCCCAATGAAGGTGTAGTTAGTAACTCTTTGTTTATATTGAGTCACGAGATGCCAGTGAGGCAACCAAATCAAATGGTGTGTGTCTGAATCTCTCTTCCATTTGCGCCATATCTGGAGGCATAGAGACAGAATCATAACATTTGTTGATAATATACCCCTAAAGTCAGGCATCTTACTCTGCAAAATATAATGCCTTGCTGTTGGCATGGCAGAAAGAATCTAGCAATTGCTATAGTTTGACTTCGTTAATAATTTCATAATTGCTTTTACCACACCGGAAAGGGCTTGAAACATGCAGGGTGAATCTCATAATAGCAATTTACAGTGTTTGAAGGGTGTAAGAATATAATCAATTGTTAATAGCATAAAATTAGGGATTCTGTCTGTACAAACTTAAAATGATTATATATTTGGTCAAGAGTTTAGATTAAGACAAGCAACAAAATGAGCAGAATTAAACAGCTTATTGAGTTGGCTCCTTAATTATTTTCAGCCATCCAGGATCAGCAATGTTGCCAAGTTTTTGTTGTTGTTTTCTTGCCTTTATTTTGTCGTTTCTTATAGTGTTAagcaattaaaaattttttaaagagGAGAATACTATTAATAGCTTTCTCTTTTTATTAATGACTTTCTCTTCTAGAGGCAAatgtttaattatataattttattaatatattacaattacaattaaatcaactatattgaattaaaataatcaagctcttttttataaattattttattttatattgttaaatttttttctatcgcaaatctatatatatatatatatatatatatatataaaaagtagGGAGGTATTATCAAAAAAATgatatttgatatttttcttgaAAAACTTAAAGTGCTTGAAAAACTTAAGGTGCGATGTGTAATCTTTTATAAATATTctcttatatattaattattatttaatttcttttatttttttttaattatcgttattatttataatacttaaattattattttctttaaaatttaatttttaaaaattaaaattttttataattaaatgtaatatttaaaataatttatattattttataaatattaattattatttaattttttatttttttaattataattattatttatagtactatcttaatatttatgattttaaagaaattttaaaaattaaaatctattATGATTGAatgcaatatttaaaaatatttatattattttttataaatttatttgtaaCACTCCTGTTTGCATAGCtcggtatattttactattccggtgaccggtgtcggtccagataatttaggggattagaaccacacttaagataactagataagccctaaacacaaataattagtaattgtcaattagttaagtataaataagaaaaacataatacaagaagttaaatgagccgagagtcacagcgacgggtgaccttatcgggaaggactgcggggtcgatttaaacttaaatttcgaatcgtaaaatgtgacgctgcggtccttaggactattgcgaacacagtggaaaagagaaaataatgaaaaagaattgttaagtcggtcaaataattaggtcagggatctgaaagaaatattgaattatttataaatcgggttgaacaggcgaggggtaattttgtcaattgacctctgaagctgactcctgacctaactatcaaataaaatcggagaaaagaaaatttcagaatcaggaattaaattaaagaactaaagaaaaataaatgaaaaaaaaaagaaaaagaaaagttgaaaaagtgaaaagatttgttatatcatgcatgacattatgcatgatacaataaacttaataattaaattttttgaaattatcattggataattgtaaattaaattaatttaaaaacacataaaagaaaatggacttataacatcatgtgtgtgacatcatgcatgacatcaattgatttttaatttatttaaatttttttttcttttttgaccaagtcaattatgtggaataaaaacaaaaattaaaaagattttttttttttttactttttcttcttctccttgccGTGGCACTCCttccctctccctttctctcacaaacctccatggaagcttaattttaagcttcttaaaccccaaaaTTTCCTATAAATTCCCCAAGATTTTTTATTAAAACTTGCTATTACCACTTgacaagaagattgaagaagaaagaagaggagaaaaTTTAGAAAAGTAAGAGGTTGGGAAGattcattcaaggttagtagctaaacttggaatttatagtttaattattgtatttatagcttaatgaacttagaaatatgcttaaaataaaatgaaaataagtgTTGGAGGCTTAGGTAgggattttggccagctagggtttgccatgatgatgcatgaatttgatggaattaaaagtgtatagaagcttaattgagttgaggaatgatgttggtaGGCTTTGATTTAGTGAAATATAACAATTAGGTGGTTAggattttggcacctagggtttggaagacaaaagtgtgaaaatttgttaaatgatgtgtttgactttgttggagatgaaaaatggtcatttgtgactaattgatgtgtgttggaagtgttagaaccaattggaaattcggattggttatgggcagtatgcaggcaggatgacaaaggtccctttcagggaccaaaactgaaattttaccaacccaattggtgtgaggccaattgggaatgaaactagacacaaaatgacacaattttcatttaggaatcatgcccaaaaagtgactaaaacctagtgaacaaattgactaaatccaGACTTAGGCAatttgacctatacaaaaatgtttgtttatttggccataacttgggctaggcaggtctaaatgacttgaaattttaccagtgaaaagctgagatatatacctaaaactttcatgaaaaatacaaacccaaattatgcccttaaccaagtcatttggccacccaaaattagtgatctaaaattgccaaaaccagtttggtgcccagaaatttgggttaagtccaatccggcagctatgattcaaatggctataacttgagctacaaaactccaattggagtgattcaaaaaggagaataaatttaagacaataaggaacaatttctatgaagaaaacttagccaaattctaacggtaaaatgaccaatgaaacagtgcaacataagacaccaaaaatgaaaatttacaattttacttaaaagacctaagttttgagaaaataaccaaaaccaataaaattggtgatcaaaatgtggtatgtgagtatggttggagttcccatacattgtaagtataagaaagtcagtattttgatttgaatagtaccatgaatagtaacctcaacatgaaaatttgcaagaatgtaagtttaaacatattggaattagttattggaattgttatgaagtaaagatactgagacactataaattttgtatttcagctgaaaaagactcggaaggtctgagagactgagtcaaggcctagaggcgactcacgtcagatttgtgcacaataaaccttatttgagccttttgtcattgaaaaattgatttaatatgatttatgaaaatttgatgttcattatgaattgtgttgccactttgtgaatgaaactatgactttgtaaatttaccggatttctcatgaattatttgaataaaatgtttgaaatagattttttattcacacttagcatgacagtgccttattattccttctccatttatggggtgagatcgattatttttcctccctctctggtttaccagttgaggttgtagatcggatgagtactcattagctagctagccacctccctcattaatttcgattagtgggattgtagatcgctttgttgtggtgtacaacacggtattgatcgaaaattttgtgtcatagcttaagttgtgtatgaattggcaacactatatttattaaattgtttgaccaaaattgtgctataatgagttttgatgatttgtttaatatttaaattgtgatttatcaatgaatattttatgtacgatttataatattatcttaatatttgttatttaaattattattttttttaaatttaatttttaaaaattaagaccttttatgattaaatataatatttaaaatttatttataaatttatttatgtaaaaatattatttgctacatgttacctttcataataataataataataataataataataataata
The Hevea brasiliensis isolate MT/VB/25A 57/8 chromosome 15, ASM3005281v1, whole genome shotgun sequence genome window above contains:
- the LOC110671647 gene encoding pentatricopeptide repeat-containing protein At5g55840 isoform X2 codes for the protein MMPSCLAISTSKTISQFRHQLSKFRTFSHVGFSDYTEQRLRNDHKSAAFTNPLTPGADMEKSIYAILTIERWESLNHMEYKLASLRPVHGRLALKFLNWVIRQPGLELGHLTHIFSITTHILVRARMYEHAKSILKHFSQIGIGSKSVFSALMNTYQFCKSNPSVFDLLIRIYLREGMVSDALKTFYLMGFRGFNPSVYTCNKMLGSMVKDQRVGMVWLVFKEMLARRICPNVATFNILINILFVEGKIKKAGYLLRKMGESGYMPNVVTYNTVLNWYCKKRRYKAAFELIEQMESMGIKADVCTYNMLIDDLCRNNRSAKGYLLLKKMRKRMISPNEVTYNTIINGFVKERKMGVATRVFNEMSMLNLLPSLVTYNALIDGHCNEGNFEQALRLLDIMEARGLRPNEVSYGALLNGLCRHAKFELARILLERMRMDGMIIGCIAYTMIIDGLCKHGLLNESVQLLDRMLNDGASPDVITFSVLINGFCRVGKFQNVKEIICKMYKAGISPNNIIYATLIYNYCKMGNVMEAFKVYVAMNRNGYDANYFVYNLLVSSLCREGKVGEAEDFLHHMHRIGIIPNSVTFDCIINGYGSLGNWLKAFSMFDEMIKLGHHPSHFTYGGLLKGLCKGGNLEEAKKLLDKLHYIPCAVSTSTYNTILAETCKWGRMSDVVALFDEMVQRNVLPDSYTYTIIVAGLSRRGKLVAALLFLGEVLAKEKLSPDKVMYTSLVDGLFKVGQSKAAFYIYEEMENNGLHPDTVAINAVMDGYSRMGKMAKGGDLFTMMWNGHKASPSLATYNILLHGYAKKKDLPKCSNLYNIMMRTGILPDKLTCHSLILGLCECAMLDIGLKLLKKMIIEGIVVDHCTFNILITKYCEAGDMGKAFDLLNVMNLSGVCPDVNTHNSILNGLNRISAVQESHLLLHEMLERGYIPQCAQYITLINCMCRMGDIQGAFKLKDAMEAFGAISQSVAESAMVRGLAKCGKVEEAKLVLDFMLQKSLIPTLATFTTLMHMYCSNNNILEALKLRDKMELWGVKLDVVAYNVLILGLCADGDVASGFKLYEEMKERGFLPNMTTYCILIDSIFKDGGVIVNGEILLKDLQARGVISGHWNGGIRQGLIIAMNKLKSWRQNGSR
- the LOC110671647 gene encoding pentatricopeptide repeat-containing protein At5g55840 isoform X1, which produces MMPSCLAISTSKTISQFRHQLSKFRTFSHVGFSDYTEQRLRNDHKSAAFTNPLTPAGADMEKSIYAILTIERWESLNHMEYKLASLRPVHGRLALKFLNWVIRQPGLELGHLTHIFSITTHILVRARMYEHAKSILKHFSQIGIGSKSVFSALMNTYQFCKSNPSVFDLLIRIYLREGMVSDALKTFYLMGFRGFNPSVYTCNKMLGSMVKDQRVGMVWLVFKEMLARRICPNVATFNILINILFVEGKIKKAGYLLRKMGESGYMPNVVTYNTVLNWYCKKRRYKAAFELIEQMESMGIKADVCTYNMLIDDLCRNNRSAKGYLLLKKMRKRMISPNEVTYNTIINGFVKERKMGVATRVFNEMSMLNLLPSLVTYNALIDGHCNEGNFEQALRLLDIMEARGLRPNEVSYGALLNGLCRHAKFELARILLERMRMDGMIIGCIAYTMIIDGLCKHGLLNESVQLLDRMLNDGASPDVITFSVLINGFCRVGKFQNVKEIICKMYKAGISPNNIIYATLIYNYCKMGNVMEAFKVYVAMNRNGYDANYFVYNLLVSSLCREGKVGEAEDFLHHMHRIGIIPNSVTFDCIINGYGSLGNWLKAFSMFDEMIKLGHHPSHFTYGGLLKGLCKGGNLEEAKKLLDKLHYIPCAVSTSTYNTILAETCKWGRMSDVVALFDEMVQRNVLPDSYTYTIIVAGLSRRGKLVAALLFLGEVLAKEKLSPDKVMYTSLVDGLFKVGQSKAAFYIYEEMENNGLHPDTVAINAVMDGYSRMGKMAKGGDLFTMMWNGHKASPSLATYNILLHGYAKKKDLPKCSNLYNIMMRTGILPDKLTCHSLILGLCECAMLDIGLKLLKKMIIEGIVVDHCTFNILITKYCEAGDMGKAFDLLNVMNLSGVCPDVNTHNSILNGLNRISAVQESHLLLHEMLERGYIPQCAQYITLINCMCRMGDIQGAFKLKDAMEAFGAISQSVAESAMVRGLAKCGKVEEAKLVLDFMLQKSLIPTLATFTTLMHMYCSNNNILEALKLRDKMELWGVKLDVVAYNVLILGLCADGDVASGFKLYEEMKERGFLPNMTTYCILIDSIFKDGGVIVNGEILLKDLQARGVISGHWNGGIRQGLIIAMNKLKSWRQNGSR